The following are from one region of the Chloroflexia bacterium SDU3-3 genome:
- a CDS encoding glycosyltransferase family 2 protein, giving the protein MAQLVSPSNSTISRVGATAHRPIVALIPAYNEQRFIGSIVLAARAYVDEVVVVDDGSKDQTAQIAHQAGATVIRQHENKGKAAAVNTGFEYLRGRTPTAVVMLDGDGQHMAEEIPIVLAPVLNDNADVVIGSRFRETKSDIPAYRQIGQHGLTMVTNLSSGVFVSDSQSGFRAFSGEALDRLFFSQGGFSLESEMQFLAGEHGLRIAEVPISVIYAEKAKRNPFQHGMQVINGILQLMGQIRPLLFFGMMGMAVLALGILLGLYTIDIYQRTHELAVGYGMVTVLLSVIGVVLLFAGVILHSTRGMFLSFRQSILERMADSQAQADFTIVPKDPSQGAKKHLSL; this is encoded by the coding sequence ATGGCTCAGCTGGTTTCCCCAAGCAATTCGACGATCTCACGGGTGGGGGCTACCGCGCACCGTCCGATTGTCGCGCTCATCCCGGCCTATAACGAGCAGCGATTTATCGGCAGCATCGTGCTGGCGGCGCGGGCGTATGTGGACGAGGTAGTGGTTGTCGACGACGGCTCGAAGGACCAGACGGCCCAGATCGCGCACCAGGCCGGTGCGACGGTCATCCGCCAGCACGAGAACAAGGGCAAGGCCGCCGCAGTCAACACCGGCTTCGAGTACCTGCGCGGGCGCACGCCCACGGCGGTGGTGATGCTGGACGGCGACGGCCAGCACATGGCCGAGGAGATCCCGATCGTGCTGGCCCCTGTGCTAAACGACAACGCCGACGTGGTGATCGGCTCGCGGTTCCGCGAGACCAAGAGCGACATCCCGGCCTACCGCCAGATCGGCCAGCACGGCCTGACCATGGTGACAAACCTCTCGTCCGGCGTGTTTGTCAGCGACTCGCAGAGCGGCTTCCGGGCCTTCTCGGGCGAGGCGCTCGACCGGCTGTTCTTCAGCCAGGGCGGCTTCTCGCTCGAATCCGAGATGCAGTTCCTGGCCGGCGAGCACGGCCTGCGGATCGCCGAGGTGCCGATCAGCGTGATCTACGCCGAGAAGGCCAAGCGCAACCCCTTCCAGCACGGCATGCAGGTGATCAACGGCATTCTGCAGCTGATGGGGCAGATCCGCCCGCTGCTGTTCTTCGGCATGATGGGCATGGCAGTGCTGGCGCTGGGCATTCTGCTGGGGCTGTACACGATCGATATCTACCAGCGTACCCACGAGCTGGCGGTGGGCTACGGGATGGTCACGGTTCTTCTTTCTGTTATTGGCGTCGTGCTCTTGTTCGCAGGGGTTATCCTGCACTCCACCCGTGGCATGTTCCTCAGCTTCCGCCAGAGCATCCTTGAGCGCATGGCCGATAGCCAAGCGCAGGCCGACTTCACCATCGTGCCAAAAGATCCGTCGCAGGGTGCCAAGAAACACCTTTCGCTCTAG
- a CDS encoding GNAT family N-acetyltransferase, whose translation MYHMPYRRSLPLDQELPAIFSPRLSLVSLSPACLAACLEGDAAEASRLLGVAIPPEFLAERWLLELRLGDLRADPSWQPWLLRAVVLRATGEMIGHIGFHTPPAPDYLDALAPGGIEMGYTIYPAHQRQGYATEAASALMAWAEQRGQRRFVLSISPGNEPSQRIARRLGFAKVGEQVDEIDGVEEVLVRDVGGAAQG comes from the coding sequence ATGTATCATATGCCCTATCGAAGGAGTTTGCCCTTGGATCAAGAGCTGCCCGCCATCTTCAGCCCGCGCCTCTCCCTGGTCTCGCTTTCGCCTGCCTGCCTGGCTGCCTGCCTCGAAGGCGATGCCGCAGAGGCCTCGCGCCTCCTTGGCGTGGCCATCCCGCCCGAGTTCCTAGCCGAGCGCTGGCTGCTCGAGCTGCGCCTGGGCGACCTGCGCGCCGACCCCAGCTGGCAGCCCTGGCTGCTGCGGGCGGTGGTGCTGCGCGCCACCGGCGAGATGATCGGCCACATCGGCTTCCACACCCCGCCCGCGCCCGACTATCTGGATGCGCTGGCCCCCGGCGGCATCGAGATGGGCTACACGATCTACCCGGCCCACCAGCGGCAGGGCTACGCCACCGAGGCGGCCAGCGCGCTGATGGCCTGGGCCGAGCAGCGCGGCCAGCGGCGCTTCGTGCTCTCGATCAGCCCCGGCAACGAGCCGTCGCAGCGCATCGCGCGCCGCCTGGGCTTCGCCAAGGTGGGCGAGCAGGTGGATGAGATCGATGGGGTGGAGGAGGTGCTGGTGCGCGATGTGGGCGGGGCGGCGCAGGGGTGA
- a CDS encoding NUDIX domain-containing protein codes for MAEDTTLVEIEEQAELYGGPFLRLSRTRLRFRRSDGQMSEPIVRLAVSHGDAVGVLVYDPQRDAVALVRQFRYPAYAALPEAERQGPGASAAWLLEIVAGIAERGQSAEETARREAGEEIGLGQIGAVEKIATVFSTPGTDTEQITLFVAEADTSEALDGGLAEEGEDTALVRLPLAEALAMVARGQIRDAKTLIALQHLALRLGRPVF; via the coding sequence ATGGCAGAAGATACGACGCTGGTGGAGATCGAGGAGCAGGCCGAGCTGTACGGCGGGCCGTTCCTGCGGCTGAGCCGCACGCGGCTGCGCTTCCGCCGGAGCGACGGCCAGATGAGCGAGCCGATCGTGCGGCTGGCTGTGAGCCACGGCGACGCGGTGGGCGTGCTGGTGTACGACCCCCAGCGCGACGCGGTGGCGCTGGTGCGCCAGTTCCGCTACCCGGCCTACGCGGCCCTACCCGAGGCCGAGCGCCAGGGGCCGGGGGCCAGCGCTGCGTGGCTGCTGGAGATCGTGGCGGGCATCGCCGAGCGCGGCCAGAGCGCCGAGGAGACCGCGCGGCGCGAGGCCGGCGAGGAGATCGGGCTGGGCCAGATCGGCGCGGTCGAGAAGATCGCCACCGTGTTCAGCACCCCCGGCACCGACACCGAGCAGATCACGCTGTTTGTGGCCGAGGCCGACACCAGCGAGGCGCTGGATGGCGGCCTGGCCGAGGAGGGCGAGGACACCGCCCTGGTGCGGCTGCCGCTGGCCGAGGCGCTAGCCATGGTGGCGCGCGGCCAGATCCGCGACGCCAAGACCCTGATCGCGCTGCAGCACCTGGCGCTGCGGCTGGGCCGCCCGGTCTTCTAG
- a CDS encoding LysR family transcriptional regulator, with translation MDLQHLITFQTVVATGSFSRAAAALSYVPSNVTAQIKALEAELGVPLFDRLGSHIRLTDAGQQLTQHAERILALVHETPLVVGGGDSLAGTVTISAPETITSYYLPAVLRRFAKECPHATVAFAQGSRGSASLRRTAHEGDVDVVFTLDVAVQAAGLQAEALFCEPVAVVAAPGHPLAAAVASAELVTEPLLLPDVGCSYRNEFQRILAEQGLSARRVLEVGSIEALRRFAIAGLGVALLPQSVVAAALASGELAQVAWQEQISIQAQMLWNRARWHSPTQRRFLQIARETIAQMRREPRGPSTQGR, from the coding sequence ATGGATCTTCAGCATCTGATCACCTTTCAGACCGTGGTGGCGACCGGCAGCTTCAGCCGCGCCGCCGCCGCGCTCAGCTATGTGCCCTCGAACGTGACGGCCCAGATCAAGGCGCTTGAGGCCGAGCTGGGCGTGCCGCTGTTCGATCGGCTGGGCAGCCACATACGCCTCACCGATGCCGGGCAGCAGCTCACCCAGCACGCCGAGCGCATCCTGGCGCTGGTGCACGAGACGCCGCTGGTGGTGGGCGGCGGCGACAGCCTGGCGGGCACGGTGACGATCAGCGCGCCCGAGACCATCACCAGCTACTACCTGCCCGCTGTGCTGCGGCGCTTTGCGAAGGAGTGCCCGCACGCGACGGTGGCATTTGCCCAGGGCAGTCGGGGCAGCGCCTCGCTGCGCCGCACCGCCCACGAGGGCGATGTGGATGTGGTGTTCACGCTCGATGTGGCGGTTCAGGCGGCGGGGCTGCAGGCCGAGGCGCTGTTCTGCGAGCCGGTCGCGGTGGTGGCCGCGCCGGGGCACCCGCTCGCGGCGGCGGTCGCATCCGCCGAGCTAGTGACCGAGCCGCTGCTGTTGCCCGACGTGGGCTGCAGCTACCGCAACGAGTTCCAGCGCATCCTGGCCGAGCAGGGCCTCTCCGCGCGGCGCGTGCTAGAGGTGGGCAGCATCGAGGCGCTGCGGCGCTTCGCGATCGCCGGGCTGGGGGTGGCGCTGCTGCCGCAGAGCGTGGTGGCGGCGGCGCTGGCCAGCGGCGAGCTGGCCCAGGTGGCCTGGCAGGAGCAGATCAGCATCCAGGCGCAGATGCTGTGGAACCGCGCGCGCTGGCACTCGCCCACCCAGCGCCGCTTTCTGCAGATCGCGCGCGAGACCATAGCCCAGATGCGGCGCGAGCCGCGCGGCCCAAGCACACAAGGCCGCTAG
- a CDS encoding cyclase family protein, with product MSSFSSPHAQQRIFDLEQPRTAAMPIHPAHRPGYSYQLHRRHRDVYGADGTRSSASGMIMCMEHTGTHIDALCHQAHDLTLYGGIAVTPQVETSAGFREHSVDQIAPIVAPGVLLDLPALLGVDALPQCYAISAAELAACCERQALSIAPGDVVLVYTGNELAWGDEARYLDGPGVAGEASVWLADQGVLAVGADNMAWDVLGLVDPALGCTLPGHLIFLAQRGIYIIENMRLRELAAAQAYRFTFVCTPLKFVGATGSPVRPIAIVP from the coding sequence ATGTCGAGCTTTTCGTCCCCGCACGCGCAGCAGCGCATCTTCGATCTTGAGCAGCCGCGCACCGCCGCCATGCCGATCCACCCGGCGCACCGCCCCGGCTACAGCTACCAGCTGCACCGCAGGCACCGCGACGTGTATGGCGCCGACGGCACGCGCAGCAGCGCCTCGGGCATGATCATGTGCATGGAACACACCGGCACGCATATCGACGCGCTATGCCACCAGGCCCACGACCTCACGCTCTACGGCGGCATCGCCGTGACGCCTCAGGTGGAGACCAGCGCGGGCTTCCGGGAGCACAGCGTCGACCAGATCGCGCCGATCGTCGCGCCGGGGGTGCTGCTCGATCTGCCCGCGCTGCTGGGGGTGGATGCGCTGCCGCAGTGCTACGCCATCAGCGCCGCCGAGCTGGCGGCCTGCTGCGAGCGGCAGGCGCTGTCCATCGCACCCGGCGATGTGGTGCTGGTCTACACCGGCAACGAGCTGGCATGGGGCGACGAGGCGCGCTACCTCGACGGGCCTGGGGTGGCGGGCGAGGCCTCGGTGTGGCTGGCCGACCAGGGGGTGCTTGCGGTGGGGGCCGACAACATGGCCTGGGATGTGCTGGGCTTGGTCGACCCCGCGCTGGGCTGCACGCTGCCGGGCCACCTGATCTTCCTGGCCCAGCGCGGGATCTACATCATCGAGAACATGCGGCTGCGCGAGCTGGCGGCGGCCCAGGCCTACCGCTTCACCTTCGTCTGCACGCCGCTCAAGTTCGTGGGGGCCACCGGCTCGCCGGTGCGGCCCATCGCCATCGTGCCCTAG
- a CDS encoding histidine phosphatase family protein has translation MATDIYLIRHGEAFSNVDGTMGGEKGDKGLTERGLAQAQALATRLQGNPMRAHVLYASTLRRAQQTAEAVSATTGLPIIFDDDLQEIRPGPAVDGMHIDEALKVSPQLERMLDDLFTPIAPGGESWGGFQLRVSTVLERLVAAHQGQKVMIVAHGGVIEVASMFFLGQGPHQRTRNSFHVRNTAITHWRHDRSFGAMEWQLIRHNDDRHLTEEWYD, from the coding sequence ATGGCAACTGATATCTACCTTATCCGCCACGGCGAGGCCTTCTCGAATGTCGACGGCACCATGGGCGGCGAGAAGGGCGACAAGGGCCTGACCGAGCGCGGGCTGGCCCAGGCCCAGGCCCTGGCCACGCGGCTGCAGGGCAACCCCATGCGCGCCCACGTGCTGTACGCCAGCACGCTGCGCCGCGCCCAGCAGACCGCCGAGGCGGTTTCCGCCACCACAGGCCTGCCGATCATCTTCGACGACGACCTGCAGGAGATCCGGCCAGGGCCTGCTGTCGACGGCATGCATATCGACGAGGCGCTGAAGGTCAGCCCGCAGCTGGAGCGCATGCTGGATGACCTGTTCACGCCGATCGCGCCGGGCGGCGAGAGCTGGGGCGGGTTTCAGCTGCGGGTCTCGACGGTGCTGGAGCGGCTGGTGGCGGCGCACCAGGGCCAGAAGGTGATGATCGTGGCGCACGGCGGCGTGATCGAGGTGGCCTCGATGTTCTTCTTGGGCCAGGGGCCGCACCAGCGCACGCGCAACTCGTTCCACGTGCGCAACACCGCCATCACCCACTGGCGCCACGACCGCAGCTTCGGCGCGATGGAGTGGCAGCTCATCCGCCACAACGACGACCGCCACCTGACCGAGGAGTGGTACGACTAG